A region of the Polaribacter sp. L3A8 genome:
TATTAAAAATTCTTAAAGAAAAAAAAATAGAAACAAAAGTTTTTGTTTTTTCTGTAAGTACAGAACTTAAATCCTTTTGTTTAAAATATGGTGCGTTGGCTTTTTTTGATAAAGCTAAAGATTTTGATGAGTTAATTGAGGCTATTACTATTGCTTAATTAAAAGAGGTCTATTTTATTAACTATAACAAAATAAAGCATAAAAAAAAGCTAAACAACAAGAGGTTGTTTAGCTTTTTTTATTAATATAATTTTGGGGGGCTAAATACATTAATATCTTTTATCAAAAATAGTTTTAGTTCATTCTGTAATTTTACTACTTACAAATTTCAATTAAATTCTACACTTCAAAGATAGATAAGGTTGTAAGTCTTTTCAATAGGCAAATTTCTTATTTTTTAAATATTGATTATAAAAGTTAACTTTTAGTAAGATTATAGATATAACTGTAAGTTAGATATCATTTAGGTGTTTATACATTTGTTAAATTAGATACTTAAAAGATCTTAATTTGATTGAATATTGTATTTTTTTTATAACTAAAAAACTACTGTCTTTTATTAAATTTCATAAAAAAAGCTAAACAACAGGGGGAGTGTTTAGCTTTCTATTAATATAATTATGGGGGACTAAGTAAATTAATATCTTTTATCAAGAATAGTTTTAGGTCATTCTGTAATTTTATTACTTACAGAATTTAAATAAATGCTACACTTCAAAGATAGATAAGAATCTAAATCTTTTCAATAGGTGATTTTCTTATTTTTAAGATTAATTATAATTGATGGTTTTTAATAAGTTTACACATTCGGTTAAATGTTTAGAGGTATACGTTATTTGTTGTTTATGGTGCTATTGCCTCCATTCAATAACTTAACGCAACAAATCTAAATTAATAGATTTGTAAAATGGAATTAAAAAAACATAGAAGATTAACTTTAAAAGAAAGAGTGATTATTCAGACACTTTTAATAGAAAAAAAGTCAAAATCATACATCGCTAAAAAACTAAAAAGAGCACCCTCAACAATTACAAGAGAAGTGAATAAATGGGTGCAGAAAAAGGAAGATAATTACGATGCTGAACTTGCTCATTGGTGTGTTAAAGAAGATTATTTAAACAAAAGAAACTTAGATAAAATAAGTACATATTCTCTACTTAAATTTTTTGTCTATAGAGGCCTTTTGTCAAACTGGACACCTGAACAAATTTCAGGAAGACTCAAAGAGCTGTATCCTAATGATCCAATAATGTCTATTTCTCACGAAGCTATTTATAGACATATTTACACAAGACCACAAGCACGTTTAAACAAAAAATTAATCAAACTATTAGTACGTAAAAAAACAAGACGTAGAACCCCTAAAAAAAGACGTGGTGGCGGATCTAAAATAATAAACCAAGTAAGTATTGACAATAGACCACAGCATATTGAACTTAGAAATGAAGTCGGACATTGGGAAGGTGATTTAGTCATTGGAAAGAACCATAAAAGCGCTATTGGAACTATAGTAGAACGCAAAACTAGATTTACTTTAATTGTAAAATTAGAGTCCAAAAAAGCAGGTGAAGTAGCCAATGAGTTTTCTAAAATATTAAACAAATTAAATCCTATTTATAAAAAAACAATGACTTCCGACAACGGAATTGAAATGGCTAGACACGAAAAAATTACTCAAAATACGGGAATGAAAATATACTTTGCTCACCCCTATTCTTCCTGGGAAAGAGGAACAAATGAAAATACGAACGGACTCATTAGAAGGTATCTGCCAAAGGGAACTAATTTTAATGAAATTGACATTAATCAACTCCTAATTATTCAAGAAAAATTGAACAACAGACCTCGAAAA
Encoded here:
- a CDS encoding IS30 family transposase, translated to MELKKHRRLTLKERVIIQTLLIEKKSKSYIAKKLKRAPSTITREVNKWVQKKEDNYDAELAHWCVKEDYLNKRNLDKISTYSLLKFFVYRGLLSNWTPEQISGRLKELYPNDPIMSISHEAIYRHIYTRPQARLNKKLIKLLVRKKTRRRTPKKRRGGGSKIINQVSIDNRPQHIELRNEVGHWEGDLVIGKNHKSAIGTIVERKTRFTLIVKLESKKAGEVANEFSKILNKLNPIYKKTMTSDNGIEMARHEKITQNTGMKIYFAHPYSSWERGTNENTNGLIRRYLPKGTNFNEIDINQLLIIQEKLNNRPRKIIGYKTPKEMMDLELKFVA